One window of the Thermococcus sp. P6 genome contains the following:
- a CDS encoding metallophosphoesterase, whose translation MKLVAVTDIHGNSRKTRELAGVLEGEEFDAILVAGDITHFGNSREAERVLIPLLDTGRPVLAVHGNCDGRDVPELLEELGIGLHDRRREIGGIGVTGIGGSNLTPFGTVWELGEDEIRGILKRNYREGDVILSHVPPYGTKVDRVRSGLHAGSRALRDFIERKSPRMVVCGHIHEGTGIDRVGETLVVNPGPLFRGHYAVLELGKGIKVELRKL comes from the coding sequence ATGAAACTCGTGGCCGTAACGGACATCCACGGAAACTCGAGAAAAACCCGGGAACTCGCGGGGGTTCTTGAAGGGGAGGAGTTCGACGCGATCCTCGTGGCCGGGGACATCACCCACTTCGGCAACTCGCGCGAAGCTGAGAGGGTTCTCATACCTCTACTGGACACTGGAAGGCCCGTGCTGGCCGTTCACGGGAACTGCGACGGCAGGGACGTGCCGGAACTTCTGGAGGAACTCGGGATAGGCCTTCACGACCGACGGCGCGAGATCGGCGGGATCGGCGTAACCGGGATCGGGGGCTCGAACTTAACGCCCTTCGGCACGGTGTGGGAGCTGGGCGAGGATGAGATCCGGGGGATACTAAAGAGGAACTACCGGGAGGGGGATGTGATCCTTTCCCACGTCCCGCCCTACGGAACCAAAGTGGACAGGGTTCGCTCAGGCCTTCACGCCGGAAGCAGGGCGCTGAGGGACTTCATCGAGAGGAAAAGCCCGCGGATGGTCGTGTGCGGCCACATACACGAAGGAACGGGGATCGATCGGGTTGGGGAGACGCTCGTGGTGAACCCCGGCCCCCTCTTCAGGGGCCACTACGCGGTTCTGGAGCTGGGAAAAGGAATAAAAGTTGAGCTGAGGAAACTTTAA